A portion of the Podospora pseudoanserina strain CBS 124.78 chromosome 2, whole genome shotgun sequence genome contains these proteins:
- a CDS encoding hypothetical protein (EggNog:ENOG503P6JQ; COG:S): MVSVKSILLAAMATVVYAAPCQPTFVPTLPKTGGARELPSPPPSFTLKKIAVGHGIQNYTCVDTTSAPKADGAVAILYDVTKYAPGTPKTGIAKALWDRIPSALLLKPLTLNKLAGTKYGAHATAPFPKEEDLKLLGFPIAEYLGHHYFDISSTPMFDLNRVGLKASVTKLDNVDAPANADKGPLKTGAVAWLQLGDSGKGLSSGITQVYRVITAGGVGQKCDVAGVGVHSVPYTTFYWFF; this comes from the exons ATGGTGTCAGTCAAGTCGATACTTCTTGCCGCGATGGCCACAGTAGTATATGCTGCCCCATGCCAACCGACATTTGTGCCAACTCTTCCCAAGACTGGAG GTGCCCGAGAActcccctcaccaccaccgagcttCACCCTCAAGAAGATTGCCGTCGGCCATGGTATCCAAAATTACACATGCGTTGACACCACCTCTGCCCCTAAGGCCGATGGTGCCGTTGCTATTCTCTACGACGTGACAAAGTACGCCCCAGGAACGCCAAAGACCGGCATTGCCAAAGCACTCTGGGATAGGATCCCCTCTGCGCTTCTCCTCAAGCCTCTGACTCTCAACAAGCTCGCGGGAACCAAGTATGGTGCTCATGCCACAGCGCCATtccccaaggaggaggacctgAAGCTGCTCGGTTTTCCCATCGCTGAGTATCTTGGCCATCACTACTTCGACATCAGCAGCACCCCGATGTTCGACCTCAACCGGGTCGGGCTCAAGGCCAGTGTGACAAAGTTGGATAATGTGGATGCCCCTGCCAACGCTGACAAGGGCCCTCTCAAGACTGGAGCCGTGGCCTGGCTCCAGCTTGGAGATAGCGGGAAGGGCCTCTCGAGTGGGATCACCCAGGTTTACCGTGTCATCACAGCCGGTGGCGTGGGGCAAAAGTGCGATGTTGC